Sequence from the Ruminococcaceae bacterium KH2T8 genome:
TCATAAAAATCAGAACCCGATTTTTGAGGTTTGAACCACCCTATTTTGCTCATTCTTATACATTTTTACCGTGAATTTCGAGCATCTTTTCATCCTCTTCTTGATCATTTTTATAACAAAACTATCCTCTGTTACGACTGATTTTGATCATAGATCGGATCGTTTCTCACTCTCTTATACCTTCCTCACATAAGAAAATGACGGTGTAGATTCTATCCTTCTACACCGTCACCCTGTTAATACATTGGCGTTAATCATAATTATTGAACCTTTCTATCTCGCGTTGCCATGTATCCTTTTCTTACCTCAGATCTCTACTTTTACATTGTCTGAGTGCTCGTAGATCCACTCAAGGAACTTGTCTGCCGGTACCAGTAATCGCTTGCCTACCCTAAGTGTAGGGAACGATCCAGAGTTCATGAGGTTGTATGCTCCCTGCTTGGAGATCCCCAGGTAACTCGCTACGTCCTTGGCGTTCATCACCGCCGGCATGTGTACTGTTGTCATGTTTTCCATTGCTCCCGTACCTCCTTTCGTAGTATAATCTCAAAAAGAACATATGTATTTTATCTCTTGTTTATGTAGATTTCAAGTGGTAATATACTAATAAATCTATTTCGGAAGGATGAGCACAGTGAAAGCTATAAAGGGGCTATACATAGATTACGGGCTTTCCGGTAAGATCAGAACCGAAGTAAAGATAGGTATTTCCTTCGTTGAAGATAAGGAATACTTCATCTTTTTTGATCCCGATAATGAGATAATCCACACAATATCTATGGGTGCAGGCATAGCTCTCGGTGACCTTATTGGTGGTACAGAACCTGTTCCCGGCATACTTTCGGGTGATAAGATCTACGATCAGATAACCGATGTATATGAGACAGTTATAGCCAATATCAGAAGCAGCAAAGCCAAAAAGATCGATACGATCGTAGACAATATCGCTTCAGATTTCGCTCCGCTTATTACCATCAACCTTCTCAACACACAGAACTTTAAGAACCTTTTGTGCCTTCCTCTTATGGCCGAAGTGATGTCTGATGTAATCAGAAACGGCAAAAATGCATCCTTCAAAAAGAGTGAGAAGGTACTCAGATCACTTAAAAAGTATAGAAAGACTCTTCAGTATTTCGCTGAAGAAGTCATGTTATACAGCAAGAATCCTGATCCAAGACAAGCTTATATGAACGTAGATAAGGATAAGATTCCTTCTACTGCTTATTCAGGAACGACCAAATTCGTAACTCTGAAGTCACCTTCTGACAAGAAACTATACGAAGCATTTATACCGGATTCTTTCGATGATCTGATCTCATACATGGTCAGCAGATATATACTCAATTACCATTTCTACTGCTGTTCTAACTGCAAGAAATACTTCGCTTTTGTAAGCGACGGTGTAACAAAGAACTGTACTCGCGTACTGGAGAACCCATCTTACTTCAAAGATATCGGCAAGATGTGTCTTGATGTCGGAAGACTTCGCTCCAGAAACAGAGAACTATACAGCGATAAAACACAGATTCTTTTTCAACGTCAATATAAGGCCACATTTGCCCGTAAAAAGCACGGGAAGATATCTGAGGATAATTTCGTTAAGTGGAGCGAGCAGGCCCGTACAATGCGAGACAAGGCCATATCAGGAGATATTACATACAATGATCTGGAAAAATGGTTCAAAGATAACTACCTTCGTGAATAAGTGGACTGACCCACACTTGTTTTATAAGTCTGAAAGAAAGGAGGAAAAATGGCAAGAATGAAGAGAAACGCAAATGGAAGCGGTTCTATCTACAAAAGAGAAGACGGTCGATGGGAAGGTAAATATTCCATCCCCGCAGCTGACGGAAGCGGAAAGTACATCAGAAAATCCGTTTATGGTAAGACTCAGGATGAAGTTCGTAAAAAGATTACTGAGATAACGGCTGAGATCGATGACGGCACATATGTTAATCCTTCGCAGTATAAGCTGTCCGGATGGATCGACAACTGGCTTGAGGTATACGTTAAGCATTCCGTAAAGGATTTCACTTACGATTCCTACAGTAATATCTGTCACAAGTATGTTATTCCTGCTATAGGCAACATCAAGCTCAAGGAACTAAAGACCAGCCAGATTCAAAAGTTCTATAATGATCTTCTGGATAATAAAGGATTATCAGCGAAGACCGTGAAAAATATCCACGGAGTCCTTCACAGAGCTCTTGAGCAGGCTTACCTCGTTGGGGAAATTAAACAGAATCCATCCGACAGATGTCTTCTCCCTAAGGTTCAAAAGCCCAAGATCGAGCCTATGGAAGCTGATGAAGTTTCAGAATTCCTGACAGCTATCAAGGGACACAAGTACGAGAACGTATATTATCTGACACTTTTTGCAGGGCTAAGGCAAGGCGAAGTGTTAGGTCTTTCCTGGGATTGCGTTGACTTCGAGAACAGCACGATACTGATAAATAAACAGCTTAAGAGGAATAACCATCACAAAGGAGCTGTATATCATCTCGACAGTACCAAGAGTGGTAAGGAAAGATATATCACCATCGCACCGGCGGTGCTGGAAATGCTCGCAAAGCAAAGGCAATGGCAGGAAATCTGCCAAAAGAAAGCCGGATCTGCCTGGAACAACGAATGGGATCTTGTATTCACCAATGAACTGGGACAACATCTTAACCATCCGACCGTTTATAACAACTATAAGCGGATCGTTAAGAGTCTCGGACTGGAAAATAAAAGATTTCACGATCTGAGGCACACATTTGCCGTAGCATCCCTTGAAAGCGGGGACGATATTAAGACTGTACAGGATAATCTCGGACACGCTACAGCTTCTTTCACCCTCGATGTTTACGGACATGTCAGCAAAGAGATGAAGAAAAGGTCGGCAGATAATATGCAACGATATATCGATAAAGTCTCGTAGAAAACATTATGAATCTTCGTAATTGTCGTCAAAACTGTCGTCAATTACAAGATTTTCGGCAAACTAAAATCCCGAACTCCTTACTTATCAGGATATTCGGGATCTCAGATTTGGCGGAGAAGGAGGGATTCGAACCCTCGCGCAGGTTGCCCCGCCTAAAGCTTTAGCAAAGCCTCCCCTTCGGCCTCTTGGGTACTTCTCCGTGCCGAATAATGACGCGCTATTGCGCCGTCGAGAATTAATTATAGCATATTTTGAGAAACTTAAAAGATGTTTTTATCGTAATCTCAGATCAAACCGTATTCGATCTTCTTGTCGAGGATGCGAAGAACGCTGGAATCTATACGTTCTACGGGGAGCTCTCCGCTTTCGACGGCAGCGATTATCCCCTGTGCGGCCATCTCAAGATCTTCAGGCATCAGGATGATATCGTTGCCTGCATATACTGCGGCTACAGCGGCATCGGAAGGCGAGAACTCATCAGTGATCGCCTGCATGATCATGGAATCCGTGATTATTATCCCCTCATATCCCATCTCATATCTGAGGATATCCGTGAGCCAGTAATGCGAAAGCGATGCGGGAAGTCCCGTAGCATCGGCCATAGGAGTCGTGATATGAGCCGCCATTATGAAGTCCGCACCTTCTCCTATACCCGCCTCGAAAGGAATAAGCTCACATGCT
This genomic interval carries:
- a CDS encoding transcriptional regulator, AlpA family, encoding MENMTTVHMPAVMNAKDVASYLGISKQGAYNLMNSGSFPTLRVGKRLLVPADKFLEWIYEHSDNVKVEI
- a CDS encoding Site-specific recombinase XerD, translating into MARMKRNANGSGSIYKREDGRWEGKYSIPAADGSGKYIRKSVYGKTQDEVRKKITEITAEIDDGTYVNPSQYKLSGWIDNWLEVYVKHSVKDFTYDSYSNICHKYVIPAIGNIKLKELKTSQIQKFYNDLLDNKGLSAKTVKNIHGVLHRALEQAYLVGEIKQNPSDRCLLPKVQKPKIEPMEADEVSEFLTAIKGHKYENVYYLTLFAGLRQGEVLGLSWDCVDFENSTILINKQLKRNNHHKGAVYHLDSTKSGKERYITIAPAVLEMLAKQRQWQEICQKKAGSAWNNEWDLVFTNELGQHLNHPTVYNNYKRIVKSLGLENKRFHDLRHTFAVASLESGDDIKTVQDNLGHATASFTLDVYGHVSKEMKKRSADNMQRYIDKVS